A single window of Halomicrobium zhouii DNA harbors:
- a CDS encoding HalOD1 output domain-containing protein, with the protein MEATTAVRETDAVCADIVQAIADHTETDPLEMTPLATVIDTDALDALVRTGSGVRVTFQYGDHAVDVGANGVVTVDGEEYVSPSVDAGR; encoded by the coding sequence ATGGAAGCCACCACCGCCGTGCGAGAGACCGACGCCGTCTGTGCAGACATCGTCCAGGCCATCGCCGACCACACCGAGACGGACCCCCTCGAGATGACGCCCCTCGCGACCGTCATCGACACCGACGCCCTCGACGCGCTCGTCAGGACCGGTTCCGGCGTCCGTGTCACCTTTCAGTACGGCGACCACGCCGTCGACGTGGGAGCGAATGGAGTCGTCACGGTCGACGGCGAGGAGTACGTCTCCCCGTCGGTGGACGCAGGCCGATGA
- a CDS encoding PAS domain-containing protein, whose translation MIESGSSPAELLPGEEQPAASISVLGVAADPDAEEGLGELLAGDPLADADRISVPTVTTPAAAPAHVDAADCVVVGSDLSEDDSLELLETILERDRTVPVVLLAHAPSRAVRDALTELDWTDRLRPAATRSERAHLADRIRTVVGYRRVTAMARRSLAALAHGSDAVAIVAPDGTVEYVNPLFARQFGAAPSEFVGRPWRALFPDAEVSRLAEDAFPSLADGWRWIGDCELRRADGSTFTAQTRIDALDDDSLVFTVSDRPVDED comes from the coding sequence ATGATAGAGTCAGGGTCTTCGCCGGCCGAACTCCTGCCGGGAGAGGAGCAGCCCGCCGCGTCGATTAGCGTCCTCGGCGTCGCCGCCGACCCCGACGCGGAGGAGGGGCTCGGCGAGCTGCTCGCCGGTGATCCCCTCGCCGACGCCGACCGGATCAGCGTCCCGACGGTCACGACGCCGGCGGCGGCTCCGGCCCACGTCGACGCGGCGGACTGCGTCGTCGTCGGGTCCGACCTCTCCGAGGACGACTCCCTCGAACTGCTCGAGACGATACTGGAGCGCGACCGGACGGTCCCGGTGGTCCTCCTGGCGCACGCCCCGTCGCGAGCGGTCCGCGACGCCCTCACCGAACTCGACTGGACTGACCGGCTCCGGCCGGCGGCCACCCGCAGCGAGCGCGCGCACCTCGCCGACCGGATCCGTACCGTCGTGGGATACCGCCGGGTGACGGCCATGGCTCGCCGGTCGCTTGCCGCGCTGGCTCACGGCTCCGATGCCGTCGCCATCGTCGCACCGGACGGCACCGTCGAGTACGTCAACCCCCTGTTCGCCCGCCAGTTCGGCGCGGCGCCGTCGGAGTTCGTCGGTCGCCCGTGGCGGGCGCTGTTCCCCGACGCGGAGGTGAGCCGCCTGGCGGAGGACGCCTTCCCCAGCCTCGCGGACGGCTGGCGCTGGATCGGCGACTGCGAGCTTCGCCGGGCGGACGGCTCCACCTTCACCGCCCAGACGCGCATCGACGCCCTCGACGACGACAGCCTGGTGTTCACCGTCTCGGACCGGCCCGTCGACGAGGACTGA
- a CDS encoding class I SAM-dependent methyltransferase: MSDDSPTNRWDADDYDGDHAFVHEMGASVVDLLDPASGERVLDLGCGTGHLTAEIAAAVGDEGAVVGVDQSAEMVAEARDQYPDLAFERADATEFASDEPFDAVFSNAALHWMTDQDAVVERVADVLRRGSDDSTGGGRFVAEMGGSGNVATIVDATIRELANRGYEASSPWYFPTVGEQASLLERHGFEVRLMRLFDRPTELDGGREGLRNWLGMFGDSLLAGPDEAERRAVVAAVEDRCRDALFDAESGTWTADYRRLRFEAVRTTA; encoded by the coding sequence GTGAGCGACGACAGTCCGACGAACCGCTGGGACGCCGACGACTACGACGGCGACCACGCGTTCGTCCACGAGATGGGTGCGAGCGTCGTCGACCTGCTCGACCCTGCCTCGGGCGAGCGAGTCCTCGACCTGGGCTGTGGGACGGGCCACCTGACCGCCGAAATCGCAGCGGCGGTCGGCGACGAGGGCGCAGTCGTCGGCGTCGACCAGTCCGCCGAGATGGTCGCCGAGGCGCGCGACCAGTACCCCGACCTCGCGTTCGAGCGGGCAGACGCCACGGAGTTCGCGTCCGACGAGCCCTTCGACGCCGTCTTCTCCAACGCGGCGCTACACTGGATGACCGACCAGGACGCCGTCGTCGAGCGGGTGGCAGACGTCCTCCGTCGAGGGTCGGACGATTCGACCGGAGGTGGCAGGTTCGTCGCCGAGATGGGCGGCAGCGGCAACGTCGCGACCATCGTCGATGCAACTATCCGGGAACTGGCCAACCGGGGGTACGAGGCGAGCAGTCCCTGGTACTTCCCCACGGTGGGCGAACAGGCGAGTTTGCTCGAACGCCACGGCTTCGAGGTCCGCCTGATGCGACTGTTCGACCGGCCGACCGAACTCGACGGCGGACGGGAGGGCCTCCGGAACTGGCTCGGGATGTTCGGTGACTCGCTGCTGGCCGGGCCCGACGAGGCCGAACGGCGGGCGGTCGTGGCCGCCGTCGAGGACCGCTGCCGTGACGCCCTGTTCGACGCGGAGTCGGGGACGTGGACGGCCGACTACCGGCGGTTGCGGTTCGAGGCAGTCCGGACGACAGCGTGA